One genomic segment of Kogia breviceps isolate mKogBre1 chromosome 11, mKogBre1 haplotype 1, whole genome shotgun sequence includes these proteins:
- the SIX2 gene encoding homeobox protein SIX2 isoform X2, which translates to MSMLPTFGFTQEQVACVCEVLQQGGNIERLGRFLWSLPACEHLHKNESVLKAKAVVAFHRGNFRELYKILESHQFSPHNHAKLQQLWLKAHYIEAEKLRGRPLGAVGKYRVRRKFPLPRSIWDGEETSYCFKEKSRSVLREWYAHNPYPSPREKRELAEATGLTTTQVSNWFKNRRQRDRAAEAKERENSENSNSNSHNPLAASLNGSGKSVLGSSEDEKTPSGTPDHSSSSPALLLSPPPPPGLPSLHSLGHPPGPSAVPVPVPVPGGGGSDPLQHHHGLQDSILNPMSANLVDLGS; encoded by the exons ATGTCTATGCTACCTACCTTCGGCTTCACGCAGGAGCAAGTGGCGTGCGTATGCGAGGTGCTGCAACAGGGCGGCAACATCGAGCGGCTGGGCCGCTTCCTGTGGTCGCTGCCCGCCTGCGAGCACCTCCACAAGAATGAAAGCGTGCTCAAGGCCAAGGCGGTGGTGGCCTTCCACCGCGGCAACTTCCGCGAGCTCTACAAGATCCTGGAGAGTCATCAGTTCTCGCCGCACAATCACGCCAAGctgcagcagctgtggctcaaggCGCACTACATCGAGGCGGAGAAGCTGCGCGGTAGGCCCCTGGGCGCTGTGGGCAAGTACCGAGTGCGCCGCAAGTTTCCCCTGCCGCGCTCCATCTGGGACGGCGAGGAGACCAGCTACTGCTTCAAGGAAAAGAGTCGAAGCGTGCTGCGCGAGTGGTACGCTCACAACCCCTACCCCTCACCTCGCGAGAAGCGCGAGCTGGCGGAAGCCACGGGCCTCACCACCACGCAGGTCAGCAATTGGTTCAAGAACCGGCGGCAGCGCGACCGGGCAGCTGAGGCCAAGGAAAG GGAGAACAGCGAGAACTCCAACTCCAACAGCCACAATCCGCTGGCTGCGTCGCTGAACGGCAGCGGCAAGTCTGTGCTAGGCAGCTCGGAGGACGAGAAGACGCCGTCGGGGACGCCAGACCACTCGTCGTCCAGCCCCGCGCTGCTGCTCAGCCCGCCGCCGCCACCCGGGCTGCCGTCCCTACACAGCTTGGGCCACCCTCCGGGCCCCAGCGCCGTGCCCGTGCCCGTGCCCGTGCCGGGGGGAGGCGGCTCGGACCCACTGCAGCATCACCACGGCCTGCAGGACTCCATCCTCAACCCCATGTCGGCCAACCTCGTGGACCTGGGCTCCTAG
- the SIX2 gene encoding homeobox protein SIX2 isoform X1 has translation MSMLPTFGFTQEQVACVCEVLQQGGNIERLGRFLWSLPACEHLHKNESVLKAKAVVAFHRGNFRELYKILESHQFSPHNHAKLQQLWLKAHYIEAEKLRGRPLGAVGKYRVRRKFPLPRSIWDGEETSYCFKEKSRSVLREWYAHNPYPSPREKRELAEATGLTTTQVSNWFKNRRQRDRAAEAKERYEENSENSNSNSHNPLAASLNGSGKSVLGSSEDEKTPSGTPDHSSSSPALLLSPPPPPGLPSLHSLGHPPGPSAVPVPVPVPGGGGSDPLQHHHGLQDSILNPMSANLVDLGS, from the exons ATGTCTATGCTACCTACCTTCGGCTTCACGCAGGAGCAAGTGGCGTGCGTATGCGAGGTGCTGCAACAGGGCGGCAACATCGAGCGGCTGGGCCGCTTCCTGTGGTCGCTGCCCGCCTGCGAGCACCTCCACAAGAATGAAAGCGTGCTCAAGGCCAAGGCGGTGGTGGCCTTCCACCGCGGCAACTTCCGCGAGCTCTACAAGATCCTGGAGAGTCATCAGTTCTCGCCGCACAATCACGCCAAGctgcagcagctgtggctcaaggCGCACTACATCGAGGCGGAGAAGCTGCGCGGTAGGCCCCTGGGCGCTGTGGGCAAGTACCGAGTGCGCCGCAAGTTTCCCCTGCCGCGCTCCATCTGGGACGGCGAGGAGACCAGCTACTGCTTCAAGGAAAAGAGTCGAAGCGTGCTGCGCGAGTGGTACGCTCACAACCCCTACCCCTCACCTCGCGAGAAGCGCGAGCTGGCGGAAGCCACGGGCCTCACCACCACGCAGGTCAGCAATTGGTTCAAGAACCGGCGGCAGCGCGACCGGGCAGCTGAGGCCAAGGAAAGGTACGA GGAGAACAGCGAGAACTCCAACTCCAACAGCCACAATCCGCTGGCTGCGTCGCTGAACGGCAGCGGCAAGTCTGTGCTAGGCAGCTCGGAGGACGAGAAGACGCCGTCGGGGACGCCAGACCACTCGTCGTCCAGCCCCGCGCTGCTGCTCAGCCCGCCGCCGCCACCCGGGCTGCCGTCCCTACACAGCTTGGGCCACCCTCCGGGCCCCAGCGCCGTGCCCGTGCCCGTGCCCGTGCCGGGGGGAGGCGGCTCGGACCCACTGCAGCATCACCACGGCCTGCAGGACTCCATCCTCAACCCCATGTCGGCCAACCTCGTGGACCTGGGCTCCTAG